A single genomic interval of Candidatus Binatia bacterium harbors:
- a CDS encoding DUF2231 domain-containing protein — protein MSTPASIAKHPIHPMLVAVPIGLWVFSLVADLIGAAGWRAESWNDVACYTMAGGVVGALLAAIPGFIDFLSISVPNDRRIGVYHMAVNLTAVAVFSLNLYLRLSSAPGAVFPIALSVFGVALLAVAGWLGGELVYVHGMGVEQPSVARSRPEQRGAGPRKLRRIG, from the coding sequence ATGAGCACTCCTGCAAGCATCGCCAAACATCCCATTCACCCGATGCTGGTCGCCGTTCCGATCGGTCTTTGGGTATTTTCTTTAGTCGCTGATCTGATCGGCGCCGCGGGTTGGCGTGCGGAGAGCTGGAACGATGTCGCCTGCTATACGATGGCGGGCGGCGTGGTCGGCGCTCTGCTCGCGGCCATTCCGGGCTTCATCGATTTTCTCTCGATCTCCGTTCCGAATGACCGAAGAATCGGCGTCTATCACATGGCCGTCAATCTGACGGCCGTGGCGGTTTTCAGCTTGAATTTGTATCTCCGCTTGAGCAGCGCTCCCGGAGCGGTTTTTCCTATTGCGCTCTCGGTTTTCGGAGTCGCGCTTCTCGCGGTCGCGGGCTGGCTCGGGGGCGAGCTGGTTTACGTCCATGGCATGGGCGTTGAGCAGCCGTCCGTCGCCCGGAGCCGCCCGGAGCAGCGCGGCGCCGGCCCGAGAAAGCTACGCCGGATAGGGTGA
- a CDS encoding DUF3309 family protein: MGTILLIILILLLIGALPSWPYSSGWGYYPSGGLGLILLIIIILVLMGRI; encoded by the coding sequence ATGGGCACTATCCTGCTCATCATTTTAATTCTTCTTCTCATCGGTGCTTTGCCTAGCTGGCCGTATAGCTCCGGTTGGGGATATTACCCGAGCGGCGGACTCGGCTTGATCCTTTTGATTATCATCATCCTGGTGTTGATGGGACGGATCTGA
- a CDS encoding DUF3096 domain-containing protein: MQIHVALQPLVALIAGILILIIPRLLNYIVAVYLIVIGILGLMRA; the protein is encoded by the coding sequence ATGCAGATCCACGTTGCTTTACAGCCGTTAGTGGCTTTGATCGCGGGCATTTTGATTTTGATCATTCCCCGGCTGCTCAATTACATCGTTGCCGTTTATCTGATCGTCATAGGGATTTTAGGCCTGATGCGGGCGTAG